A genomic window from Vicia villosa cultivar HV-30 ecotype Madison, WI unplaced genomic scaffold, Vvil1.0 scaffold8, whole genome shotgun sequence includes:
- the LOC131643167 gene encoding glycine-rich cell wall structural protein 2-like: MDNYYSNSSYGGQGKQHRPGQNHSKGELIYSAKVLSDAAQSVYNHEPGKMDKAKVAIAASNVLDAAGVDDSKGFGMYVDKAAVYLNKHDSSYGGKTGHSGGGFGGSGGYGNKVKVAEHSESGYGRYDSGYNNRSNITESGYGSGRYGGGASGGYGNNNESRYGGERYGGSGGYGYGGGRSDGGYGNNTTESGYGVGRSSGGGYGGGDNRYESGYGDGVRSSGGYEERNYSGGSYGYRGNSGGGYGDEPSGRGYGRDGGGDSRSGGGYGHVY; this comes from the coding sequence ATGGACAACTACTACAGCAACAGTTCCTATGGTGGTCAAGGGAAACAACACCGGCCCGGCCAGAACCATTCCAAAGGCGAGCTTATCTACTCTGCTAAGGTGTTGTCGGATGCAGCACAATCCGTTTACAACCATGAGCCTGGCAAGATGGACAAGGCCAAGGTTGCTATTGCCGCTTCCAATGTTTTAGATGCAGCTGGAGTTGATGACAGTAAGGGCTTTGGCATGTACGTTGACAAAGCCGCTGTTTATCTTAATAAACACGACTCTTCCTATGGAGGAAAAACTGGTCACTCTGGTGGTGGATTCGGTGGAAGTGGTGGTTATGGAAATAAGGTTAAGGTTGCTGAACATTCTGAGAGTGGTTATGGACGTTATGATAGTGGTTATAATAATAGGAGTAATATTACTGAGAGTGGATATGGAAGTGGACGTTATGGTGGCGGTGCTAGCGGTGGTTATGGGAATAATAATGAGAGTAGATATGGAGGTGAACGCTACGGTGGTAGTGGTGGTTATGGGTATGGAGGTGGACGTTCTGATGGTGGTTATGGAAATAATACTACTGAGAGCGGTTATGGAGTTGGACGTTCTAGTGGTGGTGGTTATGGTGGTGGTGATAACCGTTATGAGAGTGGATATGGTGACGGAGTACGATCAAGTGGTGGTTATGAAGAACGAAACTATTCTGGTGGAAGCTATGGATATAGAGGGAACTCTGGTGGTGGATATGGTGATGAACCTTCTGGAAGAGGGTACGGTAGGGATGGTGGTGGTGATAGTCGCTCCGGTGGTGGATACGGGCATGTTTATTAG